TATAATAATGCAGGTAATTAAAACTACATGGGAGGATGGTTTTTATGTCAAGTCAAAAACCTTCAATAAATTATttctggtttcattttttttactatacctTCAATGAGTATGAGAAACAAATAAATTAGATTTAGGCTGCTCTGAATGGAGTGTGGCTTGGAAATTCAACCAAATTAACTGCCCTTCACTTTGTGTGTCACAGGGGAGAGTTTAACAGATCATAGAGTGATCCCAGTGGATCTTAGTTGATCTGTCCCACCTCCTATGGTGCATAAGACATTCTGAAGTCAGGGAAGAAGCACCACTCCCTTATGTTTCTATAGGAAATGGTTTCATAACCCAAGAGCTACAAAATCAATTTAGTATATGGCCAGCACAGTATTTAACATGTAAGCTAATTTTTAAGCTAAATTTTGGTTGTGTATGAGGAGTAAAAGGAAGTGGAGTACTACCAACTGAAAACTATTTATAAAACTATTTATAAAATATGCTTATTCCATGGGTTCACCAGATGTTGCTGGCTACAACTCCTTGAATACTTGAACATATGATTAAGACTTAAGGTAAAAAAGGCCATACAAGGATACTGGGATTCGTAGTTTCACAACATCCGGAGAGCTGCAGTTTGTCCATCCTGGCTCTAGACTAAGGAGTGAACAGGCTAATTTATTCTACCACTTAACTCAAAAGTGAGGAATTCACTAAAGACCTAGCATGCCATGGGAATGTTTACACATTTACTGGTACATGTTACAATGGTATCTTTCAAAAACCAGCAATTTATCATTTTAGCATTATTGTCCCTTTAAGCTCCAAGgttagatatacagatatactgtGCCAATTTCCTTCTTCTCTGGAATCTAATCAATATGAACACCAGTCTCCACTAAATTCAATCAATTTTTACACTGACCCTTCCCGACCTTTTGAGAGTCCTTTCTCCAATTCAGAAAGTGGATCTTAGAGGTAACCATCACTCCTCTCTGCTGAAAGGGAGTCACAGAATAGGCCTATATCTCGGGACAGCTCCTGCTGTCCCAGTCCAGTGCTAGTAAAATAAAGGCCAAGGCTTAAAGGCCTTCTTAGTAAAGATAAATGAACACTGATACAGTAATTGCAGTCCCCAAGtcgaaaaaaaacaaaaggtgtCATGGTGTGACTGAGTACACACTGGAAGGATGAGAGCACATCAAAGGCTACAAGGCTTGTCCAAAGTCTCAGTTTAATTGTCAATTAGGCATGCATAAGGGAGACAATGTCATGACAACACTAGGCTGCATGCTGATGTATTATTGCAAATCCAGAGAGAAACACTGAAAACAGCTGACTTTGCTAACAGTGAGCTTCTGGGGTACCTTGTAAGCAATCTGTCTGTGATAGAGAGACAAAGTTCTCTTCTGCCATCCTATTATGTGCTACATTCTTGGGTAAGGGTCACATTTTGGTCACTCTATACCTTTGCAGTACAGATCACAGCAATTGAGAGAAGTCCAGCATATGACTGCTGTGTGACATACAATCTTGAATGTGAATGTTAAcaataaaataagcattttttatcTCAGAGCTCATTTTTCTCCAATTAGGAATTACTTTTTGTAAAAGCATGtggttttaacatttttcttGAAAACTGGTTACTCCCTTACTATAATCATTTCCTGATTATACCAATAGCATTCACTTGAATTAAATTCACCATTTGATCACCATTTTTAAAATTGGTCATCTCAAATTAACAGCCTATAATGGCCAAGTATTTgtcctgcagctcctctctctcaTCTGCAATTGAACATAAACTTCTGTGGACAAAATGCACTGACCGATAAAATGTTTAGACAAATCTGCTGCAGTCTGATAGGAATATCTTCTTCTGCAATTACATGATAGCACGGTGAAATCACCAAAACTACCCAACCAAATATATGGCAAGCATGTAATTTAGAGTATAACAAAAGAATGAGCAAATTGTTCTGCATTAGTACCTAGAAGTACATATGGGTCACAACATTTGCACAATTACAATGTGCAGACAGTTTGTGTGTAATACTGAACAATTAGTTACCCTTTTCATACCAGATACAACACAGGTAACTGGATTGTAACTGAATTATACACAATTCCTCACTAAAAACCCACTAGTTTACATTAAACTAAGCTGGCTGCACAGTGACTATCTTATTATGCAATTGTGACTGTAAGTATGTAACTACCAGCATATGTGTGGGTCTTTACTGTGTGATTTGGCCAAGCTATTTGATATGACCAGACCACAAAAAGCAAGAACcatcacttaaggtccccatacacgggccgattctagctgccgatatcggtcccttagaccgattcggcagctaatcggcccgtgtatgggcactcccgatgggcctgcccgaccgatatctatctggcctgaaattagaaaatcttgtcggatcggggactgcatcggctcggaCCAACTTTtgctatgcccgtcgttataattcgatcgtttggcccacaACATACCAGGAACAATTCTATAGGCTGCCCCTGTCACTCTCACTACACAGCATAGGCAGATAAAAAGTAACATAGGAagctgagtaaaggtggccatacacgttaagatccgctcgcttggtgaggtcgccaagcgagcagatcttctcacgatatcgcccacccataggtggggatatcgggagaagatctgctcgcttggccctggggccaaaagatcgaatgaTTAACGGGAGCAATggacgcagtcggttcggggaccgcatcaacgagctgatgtggtccccgatccgactaaaccTTTAAACCGATTTCAGGCTAAATATTGGTCAGCCacgcccctcgttcctgcccctacacgtgtatggccaccttaagtccaatATTACTGCCAAAGTGCTTCAGTGTCCTTCAGTCTTAGCGTTGACCCATGGGTTGCTGGTAGGAAGATATGTAGTACTTTATAAGCATATTGCTGTACATAATTATCATACTGGCTTACAAATATGAATCCAACTATAACTTATTTTCTCGTATGTAATAAAGGGCGCTGAATTTCCcggtagcagtaacctatagcaaccaataagatgttttcttttaaacagatgaccagtaaattctacctgctcatttgttgctatgggttactactcttgggcaaacttagtgccttttagtaCATAACCCTAGTTGTGTTCTGTGGTATATTACATACAGGCTAATATCATGAAACTTACTCTCTATACAAAGCatcagaaataaaattaaaatggttAATTTGTCCATTAGGTTCATATTTTATCTGTGTATATTTAAAGTATGGTTTAAAGTGGTTTATTTCACTTTCAGTTGGCATTTATCAACCACTTGAACATCAGTAGGGTAGATCTGAATTTTTATGTGAATAACctgagagaaaaaaataaagtacatcACCTTACCTCTACTTATCATCTATACAGAAAAGCACAATATACAATAAAGCCATGAAGGAATGGCTGAGTCACGCACAGGAATGCATTGCTATTTGCTCTACGCCAGATGGCTGAGggtcacattttttttcatattccacAGGGTCATAATCCATTCATGCCAGCATTACTGTAACACTGGTGTCAGAGTGCTACAGATAAAAGTAATTCATTCTTTGAAAAATGATGCTAACATATAGATAGCATTAATATCTACCCATCATAAATTCAAGGCCAGGTTCACACTAGTGTCAAACTGTATGTGACTATACTGTGtgatgaaaatgtaatttaattaataataaataataaaaatcaataagctTTGGATGGCCACCTGGGTAATTTAAGGCCTATATCATACAAGGCAATTGCCTTGCTACATTTCTACTTGGGAAGTTGTGATAAAACATAATTTGTCATGGATTATTCTCTTTGTGCACAGTGGGGAATGCTGGAACTATTTCACACCAGAACAATTGAAAATGTATCTGCCTGCATTTTCATGGATCAGTTACCCATAAGTGTCCTACCCTGGGAGATATACTTTGTCCCCAATGGGAAGCCTATATAGATATTTCCCTGAGTTTTGGTCCCACTACCCTAGTAgacaaataggatttttttttatattaactgGTCCGTGAATGAGGTACCGAGCaacttttttcaacatttatgCAAGCAGATCCCAGTTGAGCTATGTggcctgtactaagcccaattgcTACCCATGTTCTTTGGATATTAGGTCTGTGGATTGGGTATATTTAAAAATCTTATCTGCTAGCACACCTTACCTGCCAGTGTATAGTGAACTGGCAGGTAAGTTTCAATTGTTAAACAAATGGAATAATAGAGTGCCACACGGTATTTGTCTGTTCGGCTCACAAGCCAATTAGATGCCATGCTGGGTCTACACAGCTATGCCAGCATTTGCTTGTTCTAACCATTTGCAGCCAGTTTAAACAGTAAAGAATTCATATTATTTGAGTAATGGTAATTATTGCACCTAGTTGTTGTTTAATGTGCTTGCGTGATTACTGAAATAATTGTCCAGAACGGAAACACAGACCCCAGGACCCCAAAACAAAATCTTAGGGCTCACAAAAATTTTAGGAAGATTACTTTTTTTTGTGCCCCCAGTCATCATAAGATAAATTTCCCTACTTTTATACTCCTCATTTAAGTTGACACTCTATTATATGAACCTATACAAGTTTATAACCAGTACCAAAGGCTGTGATCCTCTATCGGCAAGGCACTCAAACCTCTTCAAGGAAAAGGGAACAGTTCATCAGAAGAGCTAATACAGAATGAAAGATAAGAGCTTTTGACCCAGCTCTGACCCTGTTGTGACCTTTGTGCTTGTAAGAGTCTGCTTTCTTTTGTTTGCCTCTTGAGTTGGCTGGTGTGTAGATTATAGGTAGATGGACAATGGGACTTTTTATCATACAATGCCTCTTGCCCTGCTACTCTCTTTGGCCTTTCACTGTTTATCTTCCACTGTCGTATTGTCTTATTTTCCACAATATtctacccatgtctttttttttttcgacTTCCCGTAGACATGAATCCTATCACCTGGTTGCACATCAACAAAGGAACAACACATTTTCCCTAAGTAAACAAGCACTGGGGCATGTTTATTACCACTCAGACGTTTTTAAAAGGTTTATTAGCTTTAACAGGACAAAAATCCACAGAACTGCAGGTTCAACTATAGAATGATGCTGTACTCAAAACTTGAGTGCAATGTGCTTAATTTACTACAACGTACTAATTTCCTACATTGCAATGCCAGTAAATGCCACTGCAGGTCAGTACAAATATGGCTGAAACATGAATTTACAGTCCCCTTTAATATTAGTGAAAACACTACAAACAATAAGGTGTCACTTTCACTTATTTTTGCATCAACTCTATCCTCTCCATTGCCTGCAGTAATCCCTTTTAGTACTTTTTAGAAAGTACTTAACACAGATCAAGTTATACAATGCTCAGCCCTGCCCACTGGTCATACAAGGACATCtattctatcccccccccccatgtagaaGTCTTTGCTTTGACCATGCCTCCTTGCAGTTAATGTGAGTTGATTGTATTCAAAAATATTTTAGCTCAGTATACAAAAATATTATCCAATCTATGTAGCAATAAGTAGTGTAGGCTTACCTTGCAGTTTACTTGGTGGAGAAGTGCTTGGTTGCGTATGGTGTGGTGATCCATGTGACAGTAGAGAATTCAAGTTGTGTGGGTGTGATGGGCCAGTACTATAGGCATCCATAGCTAGTTTTTGTCTAAAAGCCTCCTCTTTCCTTCTGTTTGCAAACCAATTATAAACACGGACTTCTGTTACCAAATTTGATCCAAGGCCATGAGCTTTAGAAGGAGATACACCACGCTGAAGACATTCCGCTCTGCAAGAAGGTTATTAAAGCCATGAAGTAAATCTCATGCTAGGAAAACTATGTCTACTTGAATCATTTTAATTGTTCTTGtataccagtggtccccaaccagtggcacaggggcaacatgttgctccccaaccccttggatgttgctctcggtgcccccaaaccagggagttatttttaaattcctgacttggtggcacgttttggttgaataaaaacaagatttgctaccaaataaagccccctgtaagctgatagtgtgcatagaggcccctaatagccaatcacatcccttatttggcacctccatgaacttttatgatgctcatgttgctctccaagtctttttacatttgactgtggctcacaagtaagaaaggttggggacccctgttgtataCAATCAAGAAATGTAAGGCATTTAGCAACTAGACAAAACCAGGAAACAAAAAAGTACTTGCACTATGCCCATCTTTGCTAGTTTTCATTAAAAAGGTATATACCTAGGTGCAAATTCCAAAGGATTATATATGTTGTGAGAAGAAAGCATTTAGAGATCTGACCTTTTTGGCATACTAATAACAATCAGATCCCAAACCAATAAAGCAATTTCAGGTGGTTCATAAACACCCTGGAACCTCCTTTTCTATTTACCCCATAATAAATAGCCTGCTCTTTACCCTTCTATTTTAGCTAAGTACTGTCACTGTTGGAAAACAATATGGTCATTTAAAAGGGACATTgtattttttgttctgtttaaCAAAAACTCTTTATAGTCCTGTTTGTAATATATTTACTCAATTTTATTCTCAGCAAACCATTATTTTTCTTTGTCATGGTGGGTCTTTGCCCTAGCTGTTCATGTTTGATaccaaaaatgattttccttagGATTACAGTACACAGAATTTATTAATGGTTTCTTTTCCTGGTAAAAGTCATTGGGACTAAACAGGGAATCTCTGCAGATCACTTCTTATTATAGCCAACCACTATACTGTGAGTGTTGCATTTCTTAGCCCTAGGTTAATTCCCACATTTTGTGACTATGATTTACCATGGAAAAGTTGTTGCCATTGGTAAATTACCTATTTTGTGTAGCcttaaaaatatactgtttacTCCCTTTCGATGCCTCATTAGAAAATAGCTATGTATAGATGTTTTGGTCTCTTCATTGATGCCTGTTATGAGACATCATAACTAAGAAGAGGTTGAATAAATGGTAGAATGTCATATTGTCATCAATTTAGAAAAATCTAAACTAGATTTTACCTGTTACACTCTTCCACTAAAGCTTCTCTTTCTTCTTTGCTGGGATTCTTTTGCCTTTCATAGGCTTGGTAAAGAATATGCTGTGATGCAGGCCCCCATTTGAAACGATTTCGCCTCATCTTCTTGTTGGCGGGCTCCGAGCAAGAATCCTCGGGCTGTCCTGGCACTTGATTTTGCTGATTAAACTCTGGAAAGAGAAACAGCAGCTGATCCTGACTGTTTTTGTCTGCAATATTTCCAGAGCCTTGGACTGTCTGGTTGAATtctgaaaagaaagaaaggaaatttGATTAGTTCTATATCCAAAGCAACTAAGTCACTTTgttgtctgtgtaaaaaaaaatttttggttaTGCAGATTTGAAAGAATAAATATGCTTAAAAGgagtaataattacatttttttccacattgcATTAAATGTAATTTAAGTTATAATAAAAGCAGATACAAAATACAAAGAGCATAGATTGTTTGCTAATTTCATAATTTACACTAACAAAATATCTTTCCTGGCCTCCCGATTCTCTGATCTACTACCCATAATCTAATTTAATTATCGTGGAACATATTTTCTTGGTACTAACCCTTGACAAAGAGCATTTACTGTAAGGTTTTTTCTAGACTGAGCTCTTCCAGTTGTAACCATCCATCCCACTGGAGACCTTTCCTCAATTAGGACTTTCTCACAAGAAGAATTATTTTTCAAATTCAGTGGGAAATCGAAAGTGTTTTTGCCTACACTCTCTGACACACTACTTACATATACaatgaaaacacacaaaaatacttaCGTCTTAATATCTCCCTTTGTTTCCTCACATACCAAGTGTACAATGCAGCACGTTTTTGGGTCTTCATTGGTGTCCCTTTGTTTAAGTGTTGGGAAAGATGGGACTGGTTTAAGCCGGTAATATCCACCACTTCTCTTTGAGGAATATTGTGCTGTTGCATATAACCCTTTATCATTTTTGCAGCTCTCCATGGATCCTCactgtgaacaaaaaaaaatattgttatgtTGTCACAAATATACATTGTGCTCTGTGAACCATTTAAGCACATTACGAGAAATAATGCATGTTCATACACTGATCTGAGCATCATAAACATTTATGGCTTTGTACTAATCTGAAACTGATCAGAATTATGTATCTTTACTTAAAGGTACAATTACACTGGTGTAACTACAGCAGATAAAAACTAAAGGACAGAGCAAGTGGCTTTggtctgatgggaaaatcaaacctgcccagttgatGCTTTTTGCTAGATAACGATCATGGGGCCGTCGGTGGGCGCCATACAGGGCCACCTTTACTGCAGAGATCCCAAACAGATTTTTACTGGCCAAAGCAATATGAATCAACAAACTATTTAAGGCATTACTTTTCATCTTATGCTACTGGTTTTTGCATCACACACAGAAGTAGAATACAGAAGATATAGTTACAGTGGCACTATACTATATGTTTTACACTTGATCTATAGCTCTGCATAGGTTACACTTGTTAAAAATGTCAAATAGACTGATTTTTCTTATAACAAAGGGTGTCTCAGTAAGTCTTCACTGCTTTAATCATTGTTTAAGAGATTTcatcagctatttggttgctggtaCAATTTACCCAATCAACCAGGCTgtagtttgaataaaagacttgAGATTGAATAGGAGACCGCCTTATtaaaaagatatgtaataaaaaagtaacaaaaacaatcaaATTgcagcctcagagagcaatagctttttgtcCATCACCCCCCAGTATGAAAGAGGATAtaagagaaaggtaaataattcgaaaacttaaataaaaaatgaagaccaaatgaaaagtagCAGTAGAGTAGGACATTGTAGTCTGTATCACACTTTAAGTTACTTactttaagggcaaagacagacggAAAGATTAATCACTGTAGTTTTTAAAATCCAGTTGCAGCGATCGTCACCGCTAAACGTAATGCCAGTTTTTACCAAATAGTTGCTGCAACTCCATGTATATTCTACATGGAGGTTAGTCGCTGTGACTGTGTTTTTAGTGACTGCAACTTTTGttgtaaagtttttttaaaaaaatcaaagtgaCTAATCGCCTCATCTGTTATGGCATTCGTGTTTCAAAGCTACCACATACTGCTTTTTCTGGCATTTGACGCATGTTCAGAGGACAATAGAAAATAGAGTTACGTTTGAAATTAACAGAAGTCACTtaggtgcatttaaaaaaatgaatatgattAATGCAATATATGCATTATTATGTGCTCAACATGTGTTTCtaaaggcataaaaaaaaaaaccatctgtgAAAGCCCTAACAATGGACTATCCTTTAAAGCATTTGTAATCAACCGAAATCTAATGATTTTGTAAACATAAACAGAACAACAGGGATGGCATGCAGCGATTCTGGATAAACACCCACTGGAATAATAAAATTGTTTGTACTGCGATTGTATTGTCTTGCTTTAAAAGTGCCCCTACACCATAAAGAAAGCTAACAAGCTTAATAAGAGGTGACCAAATCTAGCAATGGATCAGTGGTGCGTGGCCACACAGATCCATTCCAGTATTTCCCACTAACAATGGAGCGCTTGGTACATTAAGATCCCGAAGCATTAACGGTAATAGCAGAGCTCATAGTCACAGCATCCTGACCAGACTGGTTGCTGCTGGATATTTAATGCAAGTACAGCAAATGTCCTGCACTTTGTGACATTCTGCCTTTGTGTTTAACCATCCATACTCTATAGGGGGAAATTCCGCATTATGAAGTCATGTTTACCGAACATGCTAATTTATGATTAAAgggtaaaatgtattattttaaagaCCTGATTTTACTTTCTAGTAAATACACTGAAATGATTAATATTGACATTGTTATCATAGTCCTCtggaataatataaaatattctcCACATGGTTTATTATCTAATCAGCTACAGTTAGGAaatatgatagagagatagacagtTGAACAAAAGTGTTGCCACTGCTCTAACTTCCAGGACAGGCTTTCCATTCCACAAAAGTGGCACAAAAGTTAAGGAATATTCATTATGTCTTTCCTTGTCAACTACAGTTGATAGAAATACACATTTTCCACCAGGgcttgtaacccatagcatccaatcacattcttgttttaaaacaggtgaccagtaaattcttccATGGGACacactttttgtaacttttatagTTACACACAGTACAAGCCAAAGGCCCATTTTCCAGTAAGCAACAAAACAAggccaaaaaaattatattgcaaAAACCAGTGAAcccagaagaaaagaaaaaaaaactatgcttATTAAGTTCAGTCGTAAAGAAGAAAAGCATGAAAGTTTAAGTGCCTCAAAGCTATGAATAGTTTGGCTTTTACACAAATGTTTTAGCAAGTATTATGtgtaatttagtttttttattattgctgttgttattattaatattatattgtttGCATACTTTTGGACCTTTTCTTCTTAATGACCATTAGAGTGTTAATACTAATTAATGCAGTAGCTATTCTTTAACATTTAAAGCCTGCAGATCGATTTAACAAATATCATGCAGCTTTTGCCTAGAAAAGCTAGAAAATAATTGATCCATGTAAGCAGTTAGAACATTGTACGGATTTTatgtatattatgtttttttaactaCATATTAATACCCAATTATATAAAGGTTACAATTTAAGGTTTTAcaagattattttctatattgctgtgttttttatttctttttcttactATTCTTCTTCCTTCTGAATTCTCAGCTGAATGCTCCCACTATAGAGGACCACAAGACACATGTTCCTTCCGTAGA
This sequence is a window from Xenopus tropicalis strain Nigerian chromosome 2, UCB_Xtro_10.0, whole genome shotgun sequence. Protein-coding genes within it:
- the hnf1b gene encoding hepatocyte nuclear factor 1-beta isoform X2, translated to MCLVVLYSGSIQLRIQKEEEYEDPWRAAKMIKGYMQQHNIPQREVVDITGLNQSHLSQHLNKGTPMKTQKRAALYTWYVRKQREILRQFNQTVQGSGNIADKNSQDQLLFLFPEFNQQNQVPGQPEDSCSEPANKKMRRNRFKWGPASQHILYQAYERQKNPSKEEREALVEECNRAECLQRGVSPSKAHGLGSNLVTEVRVYNWFANRRKEEAFRQKLAMDAYSTGPSHPHNLNSLLSHGSPHHTQPSTSPPSKLQGVRYNQQGNNEVTSSSTISHHGSNAMVTSQSVLQQVSPVGLDHSHGMLSPDGKLISVSGGGLPPVSTLTNIHNLSQSVHHNPQQSQNLIMAPISGVMAITQNLNTSQAQSVPVINSVAGSLAALQSVQFSQQLHSPHQQQLMQQSPGHMAQQPFMATVTQLQNSHMYAHKQEPPQYSHTSRFPSAMVVTDTSSISTLSNMSSSKQCPLQAW